In Solanum stenotomum isolate F172 chromosome 6, ASM1918654v1, whole genome shotgun sequence, one DNA window encodes the following:
- the LOC125866561 gene encoding vesicle transport v-SNARE 12-like, with protein MSEVFEGYERQYCELSVNLSRKCNSAAQLADGEPKKQQISELKVGLDDADVLIRKMDLESRSLQPSLKATLLAKLREYKSDLNKLKKEVNKLTLTSANQAAHDLESGMMDPHAASANQRERLAMSTERLDQSSDRIRESRRIALETEELSVLILGDLHQQRETLLHSHNKLHGVDDAIDKSKKILTSMSRRISRNKWIMGSVIGALILAIIIILYFKLFHH; from the exons ATGAGTGAAGTATTTGAGGGATATGAGAGGCAGTACTGTGAACTTTCTGTCAATTTGTCTCGGAAATGCAATTCTGCTGCTCAATTGGCTGACGGAG AGCCGAAAAAGCAACAGATTTCCGAACTCAAAGTGGGATTGGATGATGCAGATGTGTTG ATACGGAAAATGGATCTTGAGTCAAGAAGTTTGCAACCGAGTTTAAAAGCAACATTACTTGCTAAACTGAGGGAATACAAATCAGACCTGAATAAGTTGAAGAAAGAAGTGAATAAACTAACCTTGACTAGTGCTAATCAAGCTGCCCATGATTTAGAGTCTGGAATGATGGATCCACATGCA GCTTCTGCAAATCAAAGGGAACGCTTAGCAATGTCAACAGAGAGGCTCGATCAGTCAAGTGACAGAATCAGGGAGAGCCGAAGGATTGCCCTAGAGACTGAAGAGCTTAGTGTGTTAATTCTAGGGGATTTGCACCAACAGCGTGAAACACTGCTACATTCACATAATAAG CTTCATGGTGTGGATGATGCCATTGACAAGAGCAAGAAGATCTTGACTTCGATGTCTAGAAGAATTAGCCGAAACAAGTGGATAATGGGCTCTGTGATTGGAGCCCTTATCCTGGCAATCATTATTATTCTGTATTTCAAGCTTTTCCACCATTGA
- the LOC125869115 gene encoding uncharacterized protein LOC125869115: MDSLSSVSPSIVLPSGKLIRHHNHRRRISVFSSHAKLKGFPRFRISIFNGSSGRTRSISVCCKLSTSGGDEEKEEEEEEEESLRRDDEVERALRMDGTIPGTPNEFVEQVSSRAYDMRRHLQQSFDSSSYDVLEANPWRETPKPVYVLTQRENQLCTMKTRRNRSEVERELGMLFSKGGKWKNHAKQPEADTRFQMLVEDITEGVLVFEDENEAAKYCDLLQGGGQGCEGVAEIEASSVFDLCRKMRALAVLFRRGRTPPLPESLKLNLRARKRSLEDQENVM, from the exons ATGGATTCTCTATCATCAGTTTCTCCGTCAATCGTTCTTCCTTCTGGGAAGCTTATCCGTCACCACAATCACCGGCGGCGAATCTCCGTTTTCTCTTCTCACGCCAAGCTCAAAGGTTTTCCTCGATTCCggatttcaattttcaatggAAGTAGTGGTAGAACGAGGTCTATCTCTGTTTGTTGCAAATTGAGTACTAGCGGAGGAGatgaggagaaagaagaagaagaagaagaagaggaaagttTGAGGAGAGATGATGAAGTGGAAAGAGCGCTTCGTATGGATGGGACTATTCCAGGAACTCCTAACGAATTTGTAGAGCAAGTGTCTTCTCGTGCCTATGACATGCGTAGACATCTTCAACAGAGTTTCGACAGCAGCAGTTATGATG TGCTGGAGGCTAACCCTTGGAGAGAAACACCTAAACCTGTATATGTGCTGACCCAGAGAGAAAACCAGTTGTGTACAATGAAGACCCGGAGAAACCGAAG TGAGGTTGAAAGAGAGCTTGGGATGTTGTTCTCCAAAGGAGGAAAATGGAAAAATCATGCAAAGCAGCCAGAAGCTGACACGAGATTTCAGATGCTTGTTGAGGATATCACAGAGGGAGTACTT GTatttgaagatgaaaatgaGGCTGCAAAATACTGTGACTTGCTTCAAGGAGGTGGTCAAGGTTGTGAAGGTGTTGCAGAAATAGAAGCTTCATCA GTATTTGATCTATGCCGGAAGATGAGGGCACTGGCAGTTCTATTTCGTCGGGGCAGAACACCTCCGTTGCCCGAAAGCCTCAAGCTAAACTTAAGGGCACGCAAGCGCTCACTTGAAGACCAAGAGAACGTAATGTAA
- the LOC125867575 gene encoding integrin-linked protein kinase 1, which yields MSASEGSSGSSAAAAVEVPVVSTEKKKEKSRVSKTSQILWHAHHNDAAAVRKLLEEDRTLVQARDYDNRTPLHVAALHGWIDVAKCLIDYGADVNAQDRWRNTPLADAEGAKKSAMIELLKTYGGLSYGQNGSHFEPRPVAPPLPKKCDWEIDPTELDFSNSAIIGKGSFGEILKACWRGTPVAVKRILPNLSDDRLVIQDFRHEVNLLVKLRHPNIVQFLGAVTEKKPLMLITEYLRGGDLHQHLKEKGALTPSTAINFAMDIARGMTYLHNEPNVIIHRDLKPRNVLLVNSNADHLKVGDFGLSKLIRVQNSHDVYKMTGETGSYRYMAPEVFKHRKYDKKVDVFSFAMILYEMLEGDPPLSHYEPYEAAKYVAEGHRPMFRAKGFTPELKELVEECWAPDMNKRPSFLDILKRLEKIKDALPSEHHWHLFTS from the exons ATGAGTGCAAGTGAAGGGAGCTCCGGTTCATCGGCTGCCGCCGCCGTCGAAGTACCGGTGGTATCaacggagaagaagaaggaaaagtcAAGAGTGAGCAAGACATCGCAAATACTGTGGCACGCTCATCATAACGATGCCGCTGCCGTACGGAAGCTACTAGAAGAAGATCGGACGCTTGTTCAAGCTAGAGATTACGATAATCGAACTCCACTCCACGTTGCAGCGTTACATGGCTGGATCGATGTTGCAAAGTGCTTGATTGACTATGGCGCCGATGTCAACGCTCAGGATCGTTGGAGGAATACG CCTCTAGCCGATGCAGAAGGCGCTAAGAAATCTGCCATGATTGAATTGTTAAAGACATATGGCGGGCTATCTTAT GGACAAAATGGAAGCCATTTTGAACCAAGGCCTGTCGCCCCACCTCTACCAAAGAAGTGTGATTGGGAGATTGATCCTACTGAGCTGGACTTCTCAAATTCTGCaatcattggaaag GGGTCTTTTGGTGAGATCTTAAAAGCTTGCTGGCGTGGAACACCTGTAGCTGTTAAACGCATCCTCCCAAACCTTTCAGATGATCGATTGGTTAT tCAAGATTTCAGGCATGAGGTAAATTTGCTGGTGAAGCTCCGTCATCCAAATATAGTGCAATTTCTTGGAGCTGTTACTGAGAAAAAACCCTTAATGTTAATAACTGAATACTTGAGAGGG GGCGATCTGCATCAGCACCTCAAGGAAAAAGGTGCTCTTACACCATCTACAGCAATCAATTTTGCTATGGATATAGCAAG AGGCATGACTTATCTTCACAATGAGCCAAATGTTATAATCCACAGAGATCTAAAGCCCAG GAATGTTCTTCTAGTCAATTCCAATGCAGACCATTTGAAAGTTGGAGATTTTGGATTAAGCAAACTAATCAGGGTTCAGAACTCCCATGATGTTTATAAAATGACTGGGGAGACAGGGAGCT accGCTATATGGCACCTGAAGTTTTCAAGCACCGGAAGTATGACAAGAAGGTTGATGTTTTCTCTTTCGCAATGATCTTATATGAG ATGCTAGAGGGTGATCCACCATTATCCCACTATGAACCATATGAAGCAGCCAAGTATGTGGCAGAAGGACACAGGCCTATGTTCAGGGCAAAAGGTTTTACCCCAGAATTGAAAGA GTTGGTAGAGGAATGTTGGGCACCAGATATGAACAAGAGACCCTCATTTTTGGATATTCTAAAAAGacttgaaaaaattaaagatgcTCTACCCTCGGAGCATCATTGGCACCTTTTCACTTCATGA
- the LOC125866778 gene encoding transmembrane emp24 domain-containing protein p24delta9-like produces the protein MIQRRNIQLVVVILGFIATQVESLRFDLQSGLTKCIAEDIKSHAMTVGKYHIVNPNEGYPLPDTHKVTVRVTSTYGNTYHQGDNVVEGHFAFEAAEAGDYMTCFFAADHKPPVTVTLDFDWKTGVAAKDWTSVAKKGSVEVMEFELKKMLENVKAIHDEMFFLREREAEMQELNRSTNSKMAWMTGLSIFLCLGVAGLQLWHLKTFFEKKKLI, from the exons ATGATTCAGAGAAGAAACATCCAATTGGTAGTTGTAATTTTGGGGTTTATTGCTACTCAAGTGGAATCCCTTCGATTTGATCTGCAATCTGGTCTCACTAAATGCATAGCTGAAGATATTAAGAGTCATGCCATGACTGTAGGCAAGTACCATATTGTTAACCCTAATGAAGGTTATCCTTTGCCTGATACTCACAAAGTCACTGTCAGG GTGACATCTACATATGGAAATACCTATCATCAAGGGGACAATGTTGTTGAAGGGCATTTTGCTTTTGAGGCAGCAGAAGCTGGGGATTACATGACTTGCTTCTTTGCTGCTGATCACAAGCCCCCTGTAACTGTTACTCTCGATTTTGACTGGAAGACTGGTGTAGCTGCTAAGGATTGGACGAGTGTTGCCAAGAAAGGTTCTGTTGAA GTAATGGAATTTGAACTAAAGAAGATGCTGGAAAATGTTAAAGCCATCCATGATGAGATGTTTTTCCTCCGTGAAAG GGAAGCTGAAATGCAGGAACTGAACAGATCTACCAACTCCAAAATGGCTTGGATGACTGGCTTGTCAATCTTCTTGTGTTTAGGTGTGGCAGGATTGCAGTTGTGGCATTTGAAGACCttctttgaaaagaaaaagcTTATCTAA
- the LOC125866776 gene encoding rhamnogalacturonan I rhamnosyltransferase 1, whose amino-acid sequence MEVRSESEVHVRSEKVLPLQGQMIQRTRLKVLFIRVCSSILIWTCLVQLIAVWELYNPRWFSGFTGYTTKMSVHVEETLPSPLPLLPPRNYTNNGFLQVSCNGGLNQMRAAICDMVTVARLLNLTLVVPELDKTSFWADPSNFDDIFDVRHFIDSLRDEVRIIKRLPKRFSRRYGYQLLEMPPVSWSNEKYYLQQILPLFSKHQVIHFNRTDARLANNGIPLELQKLRCRVNFQALKFTPDIEALGEKLVRMLRERGPFVALHLRYEMDMLAFSGCTHGCTEEEAEELKRLRYAFPWWREKEIVSEEKRSQGLCPLTPEEAALILQALGFDKDIQIYIASGDIYGGERRLASLRAAFPKIVKKDMLLEPGELQHFQNHSSQMAALDFIVSTASNVFVPTYDGNMAKVVEGHRRYLGFKKTIRLDRKKLVELLDLHQNGTLTWDEFAATVRQSHEGRMGQLARRRVIADKPKEEDYFYANPQECLCESKTCDDLFGPDNSTAVQ is encoded by the exons ATGGAAGTTAGATCCGAGAGTGAGGTACATGTTAGAAGTGAGAAAGTACTACCATTACAAGGGCAGATGATACAGAGGACTAGATTAAAAGTTTTGTTTATAAGGGTTTGTTCCAGCATTTTGATATGGACATGTTTGGTTCAGCTTATTGCTGTTTGGGAGCTTTATAATCCACGTTGGTTTTCAGGTTTTACTGGTTATACTACTAAGATGTCTGTTCATGTTGAAGAGACTTTGCCTTCTCCTTTGCCTCTTCTTCCACCTA gaaattatacaaataatggGTTTCTTCAAGTGTCCTGCAATGGTGGCTTGAATCAAATGCGTGCAGCC ATCTGTGACATGGTGACTGTTGCACGTCTTTTAAATCTAACTTTGGTTGTCCCAGAGCTTGATAAAACATCTTTCTGGGCAGATCCTAG caattttgatgatatttttgatgTGAGACACTTCATTGATTCACTAAGAGATGAAGTTCGGATAATAAAGAGACTGCCAAAGAGGTTCAGCAGGAGATATGGATACCAACTGCTAGAAATGCCTCCTGTTAGCTGGTCAAATGAAAAGTACTACTTGCAACAG ATTCTGCCTCTCTTCAGCAAGCATCAAGTAATACATTTCAACAGAACAGATGCTAGGCTAGCAAACAATGGGATTCCTCTTGAGCTTCAAAAACTCAGATGTCGTGTGAATTTCCAGGCATTGAAATTCACTCCAGATATTGAGGCTTTGGGAGAAAAATTGGTACGAATGCTTCGGGAGAGAGGACCATTTGTAGCATTGCATCTAAGATATGAGATGGATATGTTGGCATTCTCTGGTTGCACCCATGGCTGCACTGAGGAGGAAGCTGAGGAGCTCAAACGGTTAAG GTATGCTTTCCCTTGGTGGAGGGAGAAAGAAATTGTATCTGAGGAGAAGAGATCTCAAGGATTGTGTCCTCTCACCCCAGAAGAGGCAGCTTTGATTTTGCAAGCGTTGGGTTTTGataaagatatacaaatatatattgcaTCTGGTGACATTTATGGAGGTGAACGTAGGCTTGCTTCTTTGAGAGCTGCCTTCCCAAAAATT GTGAAAAAGGACATGCTGCTAGAACCTGGGGAATTGCAGCATTTCCAGAATCATTCATCTCAGATGGCAGCCCTGGATTTCATCGTTTCAACTGCTAGTAATGTATTTGTTCCCACTTATGATGGGAACATGGCTAAAGTTGTTGAAGGTCATCGTAG GTATCTTGGGTTTAAGAAAACCATTCGATTGGATCGAAAAAAACTGGTAGAGTTATTAGATTTGCATCAGAACGGAACACTTACATGGGATGAGTTTGCAGCTACAGTCCGGCAGTCACATGAGGGACGGATGGGACAACTGGCTCGACGCAGAGTCATTGCAGACAAACCAAAAGAAGaagattatttttatgcaaATCCACAGGAGTGTCTGTGTGAGAGTAAAACCTGTGATGACTTGTTTGGGCCTGATAATTCCACTGCTGTCCAATGA
- the LOC125866777 gene encoding ribulose-1,5 bisphosphate carboxylase/oxygenase large subunit N-methyltransferase, chloroplastic-like: MASVFSSSFLCPLKTTKLRIKLQTLQSSQKPFLINSLQLRELDPKIPQPVQTFWKWLCDEGVVSIKTPVKPGIVAEGLGLVANRDISKGETVLGVPKRFWINTDTVAESEIGNVCAGLEPWISLALFLLREKWKDDSKWKYYMAVLPESTDSTIYWSEEELSEIQGTQLLSTTLSVKEYVQSEFQKVEEQVILGNKQIFPFPITLDDFFWAFGILRSRAFSRGGIQNLMLVPFADLANHSVKVTTEDHIHEIGGPAGLFSWDLLFSFQSPLKLKAGDQFLIQYGLNKSNADMAIGYGFIEPNSARDAFTLTLEISKTDDFNGDKLDIAESNGLGETADFDIKLGQSLPPSLFPYLRLVALGGTDNFLIESISGNAVWNLLELPVSRANEELICKVVRDSCRSALSGYHTTIEEDEKLMKEGNLSSRLQIAVGVRAGEKKVLQQLDDIFRERELELDELEYYQERRLKDLDLVGEPK; encoded by the exons ATGGCTTctgttttctcttcttctttcctcTGTCCACTCAAAACcacaaaattaagaataaagcTTCAAACTTTACAGAGTTCTCAAAAACCATTCTTGATAAATTCACTTCAGTTAAGAGAACTTGACCCAAAAATCCCACAACCAGTCCAAACATTCTGGAAGTGGCTATGTGATGAAGGAGTTGTATCAATAAAGACACCTGTAAAGCCAGGAATTGTAGcagagggtttaggattagtTGCTAACAGAGATATTTCAAAAGGGGAAACAGTTTTAGGAGTGCCTAAAAGGTTCTGGATCAACACAGATACAGTTGCAGAATCTGAAATTGGGAATGTGTGTGCTGGATTAGAACCTTGGATTTCTCTTGCTCTCTTCTTGTTGAGAGAGAAATGGAAAGATGATTCCAAGTGGAAATATTACATGGCTGTTCTTCCAGAGTCTACTGATTCCACTATATATTG GTCTGAAGAGGAGCTCTCTGAGATTCAAG GAACTCAACTTTTAAGCACAACGttgagtgtgaaagagtatgTGCAAAGTGAATTTCAAAAAGTGGAAGAACAAGTCATACTTGGTAACAAGCAGATTTTCCCTTTTCCTATAACCTTGGATGATTTCTTCTGGGCATTTGGAATACTCAGATCAAGGGCGTTTTCCCGTGGTgggattcaaaatttaatgcTGGTCCCCTTTGCTGACCTG GCAAACCACAGTGTCAAAGTGACCACAGAAGATCATATCCATGAAATTGGGGGACCAGCAGGTCTGTTCTCCTGGGacttgttattttcttttcaaagtCCATTGAAACTGAAGGCTGGTGACCAG TTTCTTATCCAATATGGCTTGAATAAAAGCAATGCTGATATGGCTATTGGCTATGGCTTCATCGAACCAAACTCAGCTCGTGATGCATTTACATTAACATTGGAAATATCAAAGACTGACGATTTTAATGGGGACAAGCTGGATATAGCAGAGTCAAATGGCCTAGGAGAAACTGCTGACTTTGACATAAAACTTGGACAATCTCTCCCTCCTTCTCTATTTCCATATCTTAGGCTGGTTGCCCTTGGTGGAACTGATAATTTCCTAATAGAATCAATTTCTGGAAATGCTGTTTGGAATCTTCTCGAGTTGCCTGTCAGCAGAGCAAACGAAGAGCTCATATGTAAAGTTGTACGAGATTCATGCAGATCTGCACTTTCTGGATATCACACCACAATTGAAGAG GATGAGAAACTGATGAAGGAAGGGAACCTCAGTTCAAGGCTTCAGATAGCAGTAGGGGTGAGAGCAGGGGAGAAGAAGGTTTTACAACAACTCGACGATATTTTTAGAGAAAGAGAACTGGAACTAGATGAATTAGAGTACTACCAAGAAAGGAGGCTTAAAGATCTTGATCTTGTTGGAGAACCAAAGTAA
- the LOC125867676 gene encoding ribulose-1,5 bisphosphate carboxylase/oxygenase large subunit N-methyltransferase, chloroplastic, with protein sequence MASVFSLPSSSFLCPLKTKRFRTTFQSLHSSPKPFLINSLQLKELDPNIPEPVQTFWKWLCDEGVVSAKTPVKPGIVPEGLGLVAKRDIAKGETVLEVPRRFWINPDAVADTEIGNVCTGLKPWISVALFLLREKWRDDSKWKYYMAVLPESTDSTIYWSEEELSEIQGTQLLSTTLSVKDYVQNEFQKVEEEVILPNKQLFPFPITLDDFFWAFGMLRSRAFSRLRNQNLILVPFADLTNHNARVTTEDHAHEVRGPAGLFSWDLLFSLRSPLKLKAGDQLFIQYDLNKSNADMALDYGFIEPSTSARDAFTLTLEISESDDFYEDKLDIAESNGLGETAYFDIKLGQSLPPFLIPYLRLVALSGTDAFLLESIFRNAVWGHLELPVSRANEELICKVIRDACKSALSAYHTTIEEDEKLMEEGNLSSRLQIAVGIRAGEKKVLQQIDDIFRERELELDELEYYQERRLKDLGLVGEQGDIIFWEPK encoded by the exons ATGGCTTCTGTTTTCTCTTTACCCTCTTCATCTTTCCTCTGTCCACTCAAAACCAAAAGATTCAGAACAACGTTTCAATCTTTACACAGTTCCCCAAAACCATTCTTGATAAACTCACTTCAGTTAAAAGAACTTGACCCAAATATCCCAGAACCAGTCCAAACATTCTGGAAGTGGCTATGTGATGAAGGGGTTGTATCAGCAAAGACACCTGTAAAGCCAGGAATTGTACCAGAAGGTTTAGGATTAGTTGCTAAGAGAGATATAGCTAAAGGGGAGACAGTTCTAGAAGTTCCTAGAAGGTTCTGGATTAATCCAGATGCAGTTGCAGATACTGAAATTGGGAATGTGTGTACTGGATTGAAACCTTGGATTTCTGTTGCTCTTTTCTTGCTTAGAGAGAAATGGAGAGATGATTCAAAGTGGAAATATTACATGGCTGTTCTTCCAGAGTCTACTGATTCCACTATATATTG GTCTGAAGAGGAGCTTTCTGAGATTCAAG GGACTCAACTTTTAAGCACAACATTGAGTGTGAAAGATTATGTGCaaaatgaatttcaaaaagTGGAAGAAGAAGTCATACTTCCTAACAAGCAGCTTTTCCCTTTTCCCATAACCTTGGATGATTTCTTCTGGGCATTTGGAATGCTCAGATCAAGGGCATTTTCTCGTCTTCGGAATCAAAATCTTATTCTGGTTCCTTTTGCTGACCTG ACAAACCACAATGCCAGAGTGACCACAGAAGATCATGCCCATGAAGTTAGGGGACCAGCAGGTCTGTTCTCGTGggatttgttattttctttacgAAGTCCATTGAAACTGAAGGCTGGAGACCAG CTTTTCATCCAATATGACTTGAACAAAAGCAATGCTGATATGGCTCTTGACTATGGCTTCATCGAACCAAGTACTTCCGCTCGTGATGCATTTACGTTAACTTTGGAAATATCAGAGTCTGATGATTTTTACGAGGACAAGCTGGATATAGCAGAGTCAAATGGCCTAGGAGAAACTGCTTACTTTGACATAAAACTTGGACAATCTCTGCCCCCTTTTCTGATTCCATATCTAAGGCTGGTTGCCCTTAGTGGAACTGATGCTTTCCTACTAGAATCAATTTTCAGAAATGCTGTTTGGGGTCATCTTGAGTTACCTGTCAGCAGAGCAAATGAGGAGCTCATATGTAAAGTCATACGAGATGCATGCAAATCTGCACTTTCAGCCTATCACACCACAATTGAAGAG GATGAGAAACTGATGGAGGAAGGGAACCTCAGTTCAAGGCTTCAGATAGCAGTAGGGATAAGAGCAGGAGAGAAGAAGGTTTTACAACAAATCGACGATATCTTTAGGGAAAGAGAATTGGAACTAGATGAATTAGAATACTACCAAGAAAGGAGGCTTAAAGATCTTGGTCTTGTTGGAGAGCAAGGGgatatcatattttgggagccAAAATAA